The following proteins come from a genomic window of Andrena cerasifolii isolate SP2316 chromosome 6, iyAndCera1_principal, whole genome shotgun sequence:
- the Gclm gene encoding glutamate-cysteine ligase modifier subunit, with protein MLSQNMLICTGNILSLNEPKTKANQNPTDELVETLKIVLKDNESSGENPVVVKGKEDNVLQDINREDVKITVKVFMSSPDVNLLKEAIDQVCISLNTNAIESLVIAYSGKEGSEDVLASLKHLWTGIEEYVKIGKLSSVGISDVNTDVFIDLFQWANIKPNIVQISLATCCVVPPALQAFTKENDVQLLTHSDPGQILPREELSGIFDADVSLYWITRYQIHLKCRGILSSKGYLVYVNKPTT; from the exons ATGTTGTCGCAAAATATGTTAATATGTACTGGAAATATACTTTCCTTGAATGAGCCAAAAACAAAAGCAAACCAAAATCCTACGGATGAG CTAGTTGAGACATTGAAGATTGTACTCAAAGACAATGAAAGCAGTGGTGAGAATCCAGTGGTG GTTAAAGGAAAAGAGGATAATGTTTTGCAGGACATTAATAGAGAAGATGTTAAGATAACTGTGAAGGTTTTCATGTCATCACCTGATGTGAACTTATTGAAAGAGGCTATAGATCAAG TGTGCATTTCTTTAAATACAAATGCAATCGAGTCTTTGGTAATTGCATACTCAGGCAAAGAAGGTTCAGAAGATGTATTGGCCTCTTTGAAACATTTGTGGACTGGAATAGAAGAGTACGTCAAAATTGGTAAACTGTCAAGTGTTGGTATAAGTGATGTCAATACAGATGTATTTATTGACTTGTTTCAATGGGCAAAC ATAAAGCCGAATATTGTACAAATTAGTTTAGCTACTTGCTGTGTTGTACCACCAGCTTTACAGGCATTCACCAAAGAGAACGATGTGCAGTTACTAACACACAGTGATCCTGGTC AAATTCTTCCACGAGAGGAGCTAAGTGGAATATTCGATGCGGATGTAAGTCTGTATTGGATTACAAGATATCAAATTCATCTAAAATGTCGTGGTATCTTATCTTCAAAGGGTTACTTAGTATATGTTAACAAACCGActacttaa
- the LOC143369934 gene encoding transmembrane protein 14C — protein MPVDILGYTYAATVAAGGILGYVKSSSIPSLGAGLLFGSILGYGAYQTSTDPANVGVFLGASTTLGGIMGYRFYNTGKIMPAGIITFLSAAMIVRTIARYVTATPMKTQ, from the exons ATGCCTGTAGATATACTTGGATATACGTATGCTGCAACAGTGGCGGCTGGTGGTATACTCGGTTATGTAAAATCAA GTTCAATTCCTTCCCTGGGTGCTGGACTTCTGTTTGGATCAATTCTGGGTTATGGAGCTTACCAAACCTCAACAGATCCTGCCAATGTGGGAGTCTTTTTAGGGGCAAGCACAACTCTTGGCGGAATTATGGGTTATCGCTTTTATAATACTGGCAAAATAATGCCAGCTGGGATAATTACCTTCTTGAG tgcTGCAATGATTGTTCGAACTATTGCAAGATACGTAACTGCAACTCCTATGAAGACACAATAA
- the LOC143370520 gene encoding ornithine decarboxylase 1, which translates to MKVTNLNERIHVLDSASNVMSVIKDIALSGFQEEAFYVLDIGDIVRKYQIWKEKMPRVSPYYAVKCNDNLIVIEVLAALGIGFDCASKTEINKVLSVGVDSSRIIFANPAKPASHIRHAAVVGVDTMTVDNESELHKIEKLYPDVKIVIRIRCDAELAQCQLGMKFGCDPIYEAPNLLRLARMLGLNVIGVSFHVGSGCQDPPVFYRAIRHAKTLFDLATDLGYKPYLLDIGGGYPGNKGTSIDKIADVVNKALDEYFNTDAVHVIAEPGRFYVASAFTLATSIHSKRSVRGDENSPNTITHNMYYINDGVYGSFNCLLYDHQHVTPLPLTKGCGKMIPSSIWGPTCDGLDQVVENVLLHEMDLGDWIIFENMGAYTLPVASPFNGFPVPKVHVVADESIWLLLKDALPLTEDHFVTGNTPANLRLGLDIGGTDINGWCNPNIELTSTEILVDAANTPSSFIYDYVEVDPLN; encoded by the exons ATGAAGGTCACAAATTTGAACGAACGTATCCATGTACTGGACAGTGCGTCGAACGTAATGAGCGTCATCAAAGATATTGCGCTCAGTGGATTCCAAGAAGAGGCTTTTTATGTACTCGATATTGGAGACATTGTCCGGAAATATCAAATTTGGAAGGAAAAAATGCCGCGCGTTAGCCCATATTATG CCGTAAAGTGTAATgacaatttaattgtaattgagGTACTAGCTGCACTAGGTATTGGTTTCGATTGCGCATCTAAA ACGGAGATTAACAAAGTATTAAGTGTTGGAGTAGACTCGTCAAGAATCATCTTTGCCAATCCAGCTAAGCCAGCATCACATATTCGTCATGCTGCTGTTGTTGGGGTGGATACGATGACAGTGGACAATGAAAGTGAATTGCATAAGATCGAGAAACTCTATCCAGATgttaaa atcGTCATTAGAATTCGTTGTGATGCAGAACTAGCTCAATGTCAATTGGGCATGAAATTTGGTTGTGATCCTATATATGAAGCTCCCAATCTTCTGCGCCTTGCCCGCATGTTAGGACTCAATGTTATTGGTGTCAGTTTTCACGTTGGATCTGGTTGTCAAGATCCACCCGTGTTTTATCGAGCTATACGCCATGCTAAAACATTGTTTGATTTAGCTACAGATCTTGGCTACAAACCATATTTATTAGACATTGGCGGTGGGTACCCTGGAAACAAAGGTACCAGCATTGATAAAATTGCTGACGTTGTTAATAAGGCACTTGACGAATATTTCAACA CCGATGCCGTTCATGTTATTGCCGAACCTGGCCGTTTTTATGTTGCATCTGCATTCACACTTGCAACTAGCATTCATAGCAAACGTTCAGTGCGTGGCGATGAAAATTCACCAAACACAATTACGCACAATATGTATTATATCAATGATGGCGTTTATGGTTCCTTCAATTGTCTACTCTATGACCACCAACATGTAACTCCTTTGCCTTTAACG AAAGGTTGTGGAAAGATGATTCCCTCAAGCATTTGGGGACCAACTTGCGATGGTTTGGATCAAGTCGTGGAAAACGTTTTGTTGCATGAGATGGATCTTGGTGATTGGATAATTTTTGAAAACATGGGGGCATACACATTACCAGTTGCTTCTCCGTTTAATGGATTCCCTGTACCTAAGGTTCACGTTGTTGCTGATGAAAGCATTTG GCTTTTGTTAAAAGACGCTTTGCCCTTGACCGAAGACCATTTTGTTACTGGTAACACACCAGCTAATTTACGACTTGGTCTGGATATTGGGGGAACTGATATCAATGGCTGGTGTAATCCAAACATTGAATTGACGTCGACTGAAATATTGGTGGATGCTGCTAATACACCATCATCATTTATCTACGATTACGTTGAGGTGGATCctttaaattaa